The Haloferax volcanii DS2 DNA segment ACAGCGACTGGGCGGTCTTTTGGCCCTGCTGGCCGACGCCCTCGATGATTTTCTGGACGCTCTCCTCGCGGTAGCCCTCCTCGGTCAGGTAGTCGGTCGCCACCGAGATGAAGTCGAACTCGGGGTCGAGCGTGACGCAGACCCCCTCGACGACGCCGGCGACCCGGAGCACGAGCGCGAGGTTCCGCGGGAGTCGCAGCGGGAACTCGTAGATGGTCGATTCGACCTGTTCGAGGATTTGGTTGACGCGGTACTGCTCGATGTCGTCGCCGCGGGCGTCGGCGATGGCGAGTTCCATCACGTCGCCCATCACCTGCCGGTCGACGTTCGGGCTGAGCGTCCCCATCTCGATGAGCGTGTCGAGGATGCCGTCGACGTCCTGGTTGGCGACGGCGATGTAGAACTCCACGATTTTCTCCTGGATGAACGGGTCGACCTCGCCGTGCATCCCGAAGTCGTAGAAGATGATGCGGCCGTCGTCGGTCACAGAGAGGTTCCCCGGGTGGGGGTCGGCGTGGAAGACGCCGTCGTCGACAATCATCTGGAGGTAGATTCGCTGGAGGTTCGTCGCCAACTCCGTGCGGTCGATGCCGCGGTCGTCCAGCGCGTCGATGTCGTTTATCTTGGTTCCGGGGAGGTACTCCATCGTGAGCACCCGGTCGCCGGAGCGTTCGGGAATCGGCTCGGGGATGACGAGCGTGTCGTCATCCGCGAAGTTCTCCTGAATCTCGACGAGCGTCTCGGCCTCCTCGGCGTAGTCCATCTCCTCGCGGATGGTCTTGGCGAACTCGTCGGCGAGGTTCTCAAGCGAGAACGCCCGCCCCTCGCCGATAAAACGCATGAGAAGCGGCATCGACCACCGAATCACCCGGAGGTCGGCCTCGACGAGGTCTTCGATGCCGGGGCGACGGACCTTGACGGCGACCTTCTCGCCTTCGTACTCCGCGACGTACACCTGACCGAGGCTCGCGCCGCTTATCGGGTCGCTGTCGAACGCGTCGAACGCTTCTTCGACGGGGCCGAGTTCGGCTTCGAGGACGGCCTTCGACTCGTCCCACGGCGCGGCCGGCACGTCGTCTTGGAGGCTGCCGAGCACCTCGATGTACTCCGGTGGGAGGATGTCGGGGCGCGTCGACAGCAGTTGCCCGAGCTTGATGAACGTCGGCCCGAGCGTCAGTAGCGACTCCAGGAGGACGTCGGCGCGCTCGACGCGCATCTCGGTCGTGACGCGTCGGCCGCCGCCGAACAGGAGGTACTTCCGCTTGTCACGGGTGTACGCGACGATGAGCGGAAAGAACTGATACAGGACGACGAGGAACCGCCAGTAGGCGCGGAGGTTGACCAGCGTGACCACCCGCCTCGTCAGGCGTCTTCGTCGCCGGTGGTAATGGGGATGGTCCGCTCGGAGGCGGCCTCGCGCTTGGGGAGCCGGATTTCCAGCGTCCCGCGTTCCATCGACGCCTCGGCCTCGTCGGCCACGGCGTCAGGCGGGAGGGGAACTTCGGCGTCGAGGAACAGCGGTCGTTCCTCGCGGACGTAGTCGAACTCGGCGGGAAGCTGTTTGTCGCGTCGCGCTTCGACGACCAATCGGCCTTTCTCGATCCGAAGCTCCGCCGTCTCGGCGGTCACGCCCGGGAGGTCGAGGACCAAGAGGTAGGCCGTCTCGGACTCCAACAGGTCGGCGAACACCGCGTCCGGGAGGTCGGACAGCGCGTCGCGCAGTGCTGACATGAACGCTCATAGGGAGTCGGGGTCGAAAAACCCGGCGGTCTCGCGCGAGCGCGCGAGCACGAAGCCGCCGGTACGGCTCGGGAATCGACCGCCGCCGCGCCCGAGGCCGACGCTTTTTGCCCCCCGAACCGAAGGGTCGGTATGAACCACGACGACCGACGCACGGCCGGGTTCAAGCAACGAACGCGGCTGTCGGACGCCCGCGAGGCGCTTCTCGCGGCGGCGACGCCGCACGACCGAATCGTGCGCCGACCGCTCGCCGAGGCCGACGGCCGGGCGCTCGCGGAGGACGCGGTCGCCCCCGCCGACGTGCCGGGCTACGACCGCGCCGCCATGGACGGTTACGCCGTTCGCGCGTCGGACACCTTCGGCGCGAGCGGTCGCTCACCGAACGTCCTCCGAATCGTCGACGGCCCGGTCGAACCGGGGACCGCCGCCCGCGTCCACACCGGCAGCGACGTGCCCGAGGGGGCCGACGCCGTCGTGATGGTCGAACACACCGAGCGCCTCGGCGACGAACTCGAAGTGTTCGACGCGCTCGCGGAGGGCGAGAACGTCGGGGAGCGCGGCGAAGACGTCCGCGAGGGAACCCCGCTGTTCGAGGCCGGTCACGAGCTTCGCCCGTCGGACATCGGCCTGCTTCGCTCCGTCGGCGTCGAGGAGGTGACGCTGTTCGAGCGCCCCCGCGTCTCCGTCGTCCCGACCGGCGAGGAGCTCGTCGAGTCCGACCCCGGCCCCGGCGAGGTCATCGAAACTAACGGCCTGACCGTCTCCCGGCTGGTCGAACGCTGGGGCGGCGAAGCGAGCTACCGCGACATCGTCGTCGACGACGCCGACCTGCTCCGCGAGGCCGTCGAATCGGACCTCGACCACGACGTTGTCGTCACCACCGGCGGGTCGTCGGTCGGTGAACGCGACCTCATCCCCGAGGTCATCGACGATATCGGTGAGGTGCTGGTCCACGGCGTCGCCCTCAAACCCGGCCACCCCGTCGCGGTCGGCGTGGTCGAGGGCACGCCCGTCGTCATGCTTCCCGGCTACCCGGTCGCCTGCGTCGTCAACGCCTTCCAGTTCCTCCGACCGGTGCTGAAGCACGTCGGCTCACTCCCCGAGCGCCCCCTGCCGACGCAGGAGGCGACGCTCACCAGAAAACTCCCGAGTTCCCCCGGCACGCGGACGTTCGCCCGCGTCAAACTCGACCCGTCGGGCGACGAGTCGACCGCCGAGCCGACCCGGACGAGCGGGTCGGGCATCCTCTCCAGCGTCGCGCTCGCGGACGGCTGGGTCGTCGTCCCCGAGGAGATAGAGGGCTACGACGAGGGCGACACGGTCGCCGTCGAGGGCTGGGAGTGGTCCGCATGAGAAAGCAGTTCCGCGACCTCGCCTCCCCCGAGGACGCCCGCGAGGCCATCGCGTCGCTCGACCTGACGCCCGACGCCGAGACCGTGGCGCTCGACGACGCCCGCGGCCGCGTCCTCGCCGAGCGCATCGACGCCGAACTCGACGTGCCCGGCTTCGACCGCGCGAGCATGGACGGCTACGCGGTCCGCGCCCGCGACACCTTCGGCGCGGACGAGGCCGACCCGGTCGAACTCGACCTCGCCGGAGCGGTCCACGCCGGCAACGAACCGGACGTGGCGGTCGACCCCGGGACCGCCGTCGAAATCTCCACCGGCGCGGTGATGCCGCCGGGCGCGGACGCCGTCGTCATCGTGGAACGAACCGAGGAGCGAGACGGCTCGCTCGTCGTCTACTCGTCGGTCGCCCCCGGCGACAGCGTGATGCCCGCCGGGACCGACACCGCCGCCGGCGCGCGCGCCCTCGGCCCCGGGACGCGCCTGACGCCCCGCGAAATCGGCCTGCTGTCGGCGCTCGGCGTCGACGAGGTTCCGGTCCGCGGGAAGCCCACCGTGGGCATCGTCTCGACCGGCGACGAACTCGTCCGGCCGGGCGACGAACTACGCCCCGAGGCGGGCGAAATCTACGACGTGAACTCCTACACCATCGCCGCGGGGGTCGAGGAGGCCGGCGGCGTGCCGAAGCTCTACCCCCACGCGGGCGACGACTACGAGGAGATGGAGCGCCTGCTTCGGCGGGCGGCCGACGAGTGCGACCTCGTGCTCTCGTCTGGCTCCACGTCCGCGAGCGCGGTCGACGTCATCTACCGTGTGGTCGAAGAGCGCGGCGAACTCCTGCTGCACGGCGTCTCCGTCAAACCCGGCAAACCCATGCTCGTCGGCACGCTCGGGGAGGGGAGCGCCTACATCGGCCTGCCGGGCTACCCGGTGTCGGCCCTCACCATCTTCCGGACGTTCGTCGCGCCGGCGGTCCGCGACGCCGCGGGCCTCCCGGAGCCCCGGACCGCGACGGTCGAGGGGACGATGGCCGCCCGCGAGCGGTACGCCGAGGGCCGGACGCGGCTCATGCCCGTCGGACTCGTCGCCGACGGCGACGGAGAGACGCTCGTCTACCCCGTCGACAAGGGGTCCGGCGCGACGACGAGCCTCGTCGAGGCCGACGGCGTCGTCGAGGTTTCGGCCGACGTGGAGTACCTCGCGGAAGGCGAGTCGGTGACGGTCCACCTGTTCTCGCCCGACGTTCGCGCGCCGGCACTGCTCGGCGTCGGCGAGGACGACCCCGCGCTCTCGCGCGTCCTCGACCGCGTGTCGTCGCCGCGGTATCTCCCGTTCGGCTCCCGCGAGGGCCTGCGACGGCTCCGAGACGGTATCTCGGACGTGGCCGTCGTCGCGGGCGACCGGGGCGACGCCATCGACGACATCGACGCGGTCGAACTCGGCTCGTGGACCCGCGAGTGGGGCCTCGTCGTCCCCGCCGGCAACCCCGACGGCGTGTCCGGCCTCGCGGACCTCGTGGACGACGACCTCCGCTTTATCAACCGGGATTCGAACTCCGGCCTGCGGACCGACCTCGGAAACGCGGTCGCCGCCCTCGCCGACGAGCGCGGGACGACCCGCCACGAACTCGTGGAGTCAATCGAAGGGTTCGACCGCGGGACGAAGGCGTTCGAGAGCCCGGCGCGGGCGGTCGCCGCCGGCCGCGCCGACGCGGGACTCGGCCTCCGCGCGACCGCCGACTCGCTCGGACTCGACTTCGTCTCGCTCGGGACACAGCCGGTCGCCGTCCTCGCGAATCCGGCCCGGATCGAGAAACCCGGCGTCGACTCGCTCCGCGACGCGCTCGCGGCGAGTGACGATGCCTTTGCCGACCTCTCAGGGTTCGAGAGGGGCCAAACACCCCGGTAACCCTTTAGAAAGTCGCCGCGAGCGGTTCAGATAGTCGCGTTCCGCTGAAGTATAAACTAAGTGGAACGTTTTTTATCCACGTGGCGTGTATAACTGGTATATGAACCGCCCGCTGAAGGTCCTACACGTCGACGACGACCCCGAGATGCTCGCCCTCTCGGCCGCCGCGTTCCGCCAACTCGACGCCGTCTCCTTTCTCACCGCCGAGACGGCGACGGAGGCGCTCGACGTCATCGCCGCCGAGTCGGTCGACTGCGTCGTGAGCGACTCGCTCGTCCTCCCCAACGGAGTGCCGCTCGTCAAGGCCGTCCGACAGGAGCACGCGGACATCCCCATCCTCCTGTTCACGGCGAAAGAATGGCCAGAGGTTGCCGATGTCGCCTCGACCGCCGGCGTCACCGAGTACGTCCAGAAGGCCGGCCCCGGCGACCTCGCGACGGTCCTCCAGCGCGTGCGCGGCATCGTCGACGACGACAGCGCCGACTCCGCGCTCGCCGTCGGCGCCTCCGCGGTCACGCAGGCCCTCGAAGACCACGCCGACGCGGCCGCCGAGGCCACGTTCGGCCTCGACGATAACTGGGAACTCGTCGGGCAATGGTTCGGTGACGAGGAACTCGGCATCGTCATCGTGGAAGCCGTCGAGTCTTACGGCGGACTCTCGGCCATCGAGACGCCGCTGTACGAGTACATCGACACCGACGCGCTCGAAGAACTGCTCCGACCCGTCGTCGAGGACGAAGAGCGCCCCGGCGTCGAGGTCCGGTTCCCGTACGAAGACGTTCAGGTCGCCGTCACGAGCACCGGCGACATCTTCGCCCGCCCGACGCCCGAACACACGCTGTCCTGAGCGTCGACTCTTCTCGGCCGCTGTCCCCGCGATTCCCGTGGTCTCTGTCTCTGTGAGCGGAATCGGCCGACCTATCCGGAGCGAACGAGGTCGTCGAAGCTCTCGACGCGGTACTCCCCGAGCACGCAGCGCCCGCGGTGTTCCGGACCGTGGCGCTCGACGTGGATGCCGTCCAAACCGGCGTTCCACGCGGCCCCGATATCGCTTTCGCCGTCGCCGGCGAGCACGCCCGCGGTGCCGCCGTCGGTCAGGAGCCGGTCGTCCAACCCCAGCCCGCCGATAGCCCGCCGCACCGGCGCGGCGTCGGGTTTCCACCCCGTCTCCTCGGTGCAGCAGACGACGGTGTCGAACCAGTCGCGCACGTCGAGATGGTCCAACACGGGGTCGGTCAGGAACTGCTGACAGTGCGTGACGATGCCGACCGGCCGGCCGGCGGCGCGAATCTCCTCGATGAGGCGCTCGGCGTCGTCGTGGAGGTACGTCACTTCGGCTCGCTTTACGGGGTCTTCCTCGCGGTGGAACGCGGGCCAGAACTCGGCGGGGTCGATGCCCCACTCGCGGAGCATCGGGTCGCGCGCGCCGCCGAGTCCGTGCCAGATGGTCTCGGCTTCGCGGTCCGTGAACTGACGACCCAGTCGGTCACCGACGCGGTCGAACACGTCGCGCGTGTACGACCACTCGGCGTCGACGAGGGTTCCGTCGAGGTCGAACAGCCAGAAATCGTAGTCATCGGCGACCATTCGGACAACACAGTACGTCAGGCGTGGATAAATGTCTTGCCCCGCGTCACGAATCGCTCGATTCGACTCGAATCGCGCTCCCGAAGTACTTGTGGAGCACCTCGCGGACCGAGTCGGCGTTGAACGCGTCGAGGTCCGCGGCGACGGCCTCGCGGAAGGCGGCCAGCGACGCCTCGTCGGTCCGGAGTTCGGAGAACGAACACGAGACGACGGGCGCGTCGAGCCACGACGACGCGAGGTCGCGAGCGTGGCGCTCGTCGTTCACCTCGACGCGCCACAGCGCGTCGCGGAACAGCAGCCAGCCCTCCTCGCCGGGCGGCGGCGGCGTGACGCGGACCGTCGTCTCGAACTCCCGCGGGTCGGTCTCGACGCCCGACGCCGCATCGAGTCGAAAGCGAACCCGGAAGACGTAGGTGAGTCCCGCGGTCTCCCCGTCGCTCACAGCTCGTCGTCGAACAGGTCAGCGAGTCGGAGGTCCTTATCCGTGATGCCGCCTTCCTCGTGGCTCGTGAGGCGGACTTCGACCTCCTGGTACCGAATCGTTATCTCGGGGTGGTGGAACTCCTCTTCGGCCACCTCGCCCACGCTGGCGGCGAACGCCACGCCGTCGAGGTAGTCGTCGAACTCGTAGACGCGGACGATTTCGTCGCCGTCGCGTTCCCAATCCGACCCGAGCTGTGCGTCGATTTCGTCGTCCGAGAGCAGCTCTGCCATGCCGAACCCGTCGGGTGGCACCCCGATAAGGATTCTGCCGGATTGTCAGGTGTCGCCCGCGCGGACGACGAACCGCGGCCCCGTCAGGAGCCGTCGTCGCTCGCGGTCGCGGCCGCGGACGACGCGTCCCGTCACCGAGACCTCGTCGCCGCGGGCGACGACCCCCGTCACTTCCTCGCCGCCGAACGCGACGTGCCCGCCCGGCGGGACGCGAACCCGAACCTCGCCGGTCGCGTCGCGGAGGACGAACGGGCGCGTCGCACGGCCGACGACCGGCCGACCGCCGTCCCCTCGTCGGCCGTCGCCGGCGCTCGCCTCGCCCCGCCAGACCTCGACCGCCGGCCCGTCGCCCGCGATGCCCGCGACCGTGCCGACGACGGTCGCCCGAGCGACGCCGTCGAGGTCGTGAACTCGTCGTTCCGGGGTCGCCCCGACGAGGCGGCGACGCGCTCGCGCCCGGAGGCGGTTCACGAGACGCCGGCCGACGGCCGGGAACGCGCTGGCCGCGGCTCCTCGGTGGTCGGCGTCGAAACGGGAGCCACACACGAGGCTCGTCGCTTTCGGTCGGCGTGGTAACATCGTCGCGGAGTGGTCCCGCGTTCGGATAAGAAGGTTCGGTCGTCGGCCGCTTCGGCCGTCGTCAGTCGTCGGAGAGCTGTTCGAGAACGCGCCGCGGGACCTCGCCTTCGAGCGCCTCGCGGTCGAGGTCCTCCGGCGGCTCACCCGAAAACTCGATGGACGGTCCGGACGGCCCGGCCGACTCCGACGCCCCGAGGTCGCCGAAGTCGGGGTTGAACAGTTGCATGGCGGTCTGGATGGTCGTCCAGTCGTCGTCGCCGGCGGCGTCGCGGAGGCTCTTGGTCGGCGCGGCGAGGATTTGGCCGACGAGCGCGTCCGCGAGCGACTCGACCGTCTCGCGTTGCTCGTCGGTGAGGTCGCCCTGCGATTCGAGCTTCGACAGCGCCGTCGACACCTCGCGGCGCTTGACGTGCTCTGCGGCCTCGTACATCGAACTGATGGCCTCGTCGGCGCGCTTGCGCTTGTAGGCGGCGAGCAGGCGGTCGAACTCCTCGTCTATCATCGCCTCGACCTCGCTGGCGGCGCGCTCGCGGCGCTCCGCGGTCCGGTCGGTCACCGTCTCCAAATCGTCGATGTCGTGGACGCGGACGCCGGCGAGGTCGCTGGCGTCGGGGTCGACGTCCCGCGGCTGGGCGATGTCGATGAGCATCGTCTCGCCGGCGTCGTCCAACTGGTTCGGGGTGACGACGTAGTCGGGGCTGCTCGTGGCCGTGATGACGAGGTCGGCGTCGCGGAGGCGACCGCCGAGGTCGCCCAGTCCGACGGCCTTCGAGACGCCCGGCACCTCGCGGGCGAGGTGGCGGGCGTTGGCGACCGTCCGGTTCGCGACGACGAGGTCGCCCACGTCGACCGACGCGAGCGCCTTCGTCGCGAGCGTGCCCATCTCGCCGGCCCCGACGACGAGGGCTTCGACCTCGCCGATGGGTGCGTCGAGTTCGCCCCGCGCGAGCCTGACGGCGGCGCTCCCGAGGGAGACGGCCCCCTCGTTGATGGCCGTCTCGTCGCGGGCGCGCTCGCCGACGTGGACGGCCTTCATGAGCGCGTCTTCGAGCATCGGGCCGATGGCGTCCTGTTCGCGGGCGGCCTCGATGCCGGCTTTGACCTGTCCGAGAATCTGGTCCTCGCCGAGGACGAGCGATTCGAGCCCCGACGCCACGCGCATGAGGTGGCGCAGGGTCTCTTCGTGGTCCATGTGGCGGACGCTCCCGTCTCGGACGTCGGGAGCGAAGTCGTCGAGCGCGCGGCGGCCGTCGGTCGCGTCGTCGGTGACGACGTACGCCTCGGCGCGGTTACACGTCTGAAGCGAAAAGGCCTCTGAGACGCCGTCGCGGGCGAGGAGTCGCTCGACGACCGTCTGAACGTCGTCGCTCGAAGCGGCTTCTATCTCGCGAACGCTGGCCCGGTCGTGGGCGACGCTCACACCGGAGATGACGCCCGAATCTCTCATGAATCACCTCGCTGTGTGTCTCGTATCACGCGCGCTGCCTCTTGGCGGGGGTTTGCGTCGCCGGTACGTAAAGCCTTCCAAACTGACGGGTTTCGCACGACCGCGCGAATCGCATCACGGCGCTCTGTTGGCGACCGGTCGGACGCCTTGAGCTCCGCGCGAAGCTCCGCGGTCAACGCGGCCATCTCGCCTGCCCCCTCCAACTCGGCTTCGACGCGCTCTCGGAGGTGCTTCGAGAGGGCGGGGCT contains these protein-coding regions:
- a CDS encoding molybdopterin biosynthesis protein, whose protein sequence is MRKQFRDLASPEDAREAIASLDLTPDAETVALDDARGRVLAERIDAELDVPGFDRASMDGYAVRARDTFGADEADPVELDLAGAVHAGNEPDVAVDPGTAVEISTGAVMPPGADAVVIVERTEERDGSLVVYSSVAPGDSVMPAGTDTAAGARALGPGTRLTPREIGLLSALGVDEVPVRGKPTVGIVSTGDELVRPGDELRPEAGEIYDVNSYTIAAGVEEAGGVPKLYPHAGDDYEEMERLLRRAADECDLVLSSGSTSASAVDVIYRVVEERGELLLHGVSVKPGKPMLVGTLGEGSAYIGLPGYPVSALTIFRTFVAPAVRDAAGLPEPRTATVEGTMAARERYAEGRTRLMPVGLVADGDGETLVYPVDKGSGATTSLVEADGVVEVSADVEYLAEGESVTVHLFSPDVRAPALLGVGEDDPALSRVLDRVSSPRYLPFGSREGLRRLRDGISDVAVVAGDRGDAIDDIDAVELGSWTREWGLVVPAGNPDGVSGLADLVDDDLRFINRDSNSGLRTDLGNAVAALADERGTTRHELVESIEGFDRGTKAFESPARAVAAGRADAGLGLRATADSLGLDFVSLGTQPVAVLANPARIEKPGVDSLRDALAASDDAFADLSGFERGQTPR
- a CDS encoding response regulator yields the protein MNRPLKVLHVDDDPEMLALSAAAFRQLDAVSFLTAETATEALDVIAAESVDCVVSDSLVLPNGVPLVKAVRQEHADIPILLFTAKEWPEVADVASTAGVTEYVQKAGPGDLATVLQRVRGIVDDDSADSALAVGASAVTQALEDHADAAAEATFGLDDNWELVGQWFGDEELGIVIVEAVESYGGLSAIETPLYEYIDTDALEELLRPVVEDEERPGVEVRFPYEDVQVAVTSTGDIFARPTPEHTLS
- the hemA gene encoding glutamyl-tRNA reductase — protein: MRDSGVISGVSVAHDRASVREIEAASSDDVQTVVERLLARDGVSEAFSLQTCNRAEAYVVTDDATDGRRALDDFAPDVRDGSVRHMDHEETLRHLMRVASGLESLVLGEDQILGQVKAGIEAAREQDAIGPMLEDALMKAVHVGERARDETAINEGAVSLGSAAVRLARGELDAPIGEVEALVVGAGEMGTLATKALASVDVGDLVVANRTVANARHLAREVPGVSKAVGLGDLGGRLRDADLVITATSSPDYVVTPNQLDDAGETMLIDIAQPRDVDPDASDLAGVRVHDIDDLETVTDRTAERRERAASEVEAMIDEEFDRLLAAYKRKRADEAISSMYEAAEHVKRREVSTALSKLESQGDLTDEQRETVESLADALVGQILAAPTKSLRDAAGDDDWTTIQTAMQLFNPDFGDLGASESAGPSGPSIEFSGEPPEDLDREALEGEVPRRVLEQLSDD
- a CDS encoding Hsp20/alpha crystallin family protein translates to MSALRDALSDLPDAVFADLLESETAYLLVLDLPGVTAETAELRIEKGRLVVEARRDKQLPAEFDYVREERPLFLDAEVPLPPDAVADEAEASMERGTLEIRLPKREAASERTIPITTGDEDA
- the lwrS gene encoding LWR-salt protein, coding for MSDGETAGLTYVFRVRFRLDAASGVETDPREFETTVRVTPPPPGEEGWLLFRDALWRVEVNDERHARDLASSWLDAPVVSCSFSELRTDEASLAAFREAVAADLDAFNADSVREVLHKYFGSAIRVESSDS
- a CDS encoding HAD family hydrolase, which codes for MVADDYDFWLFDLDGTLVDAEWSYTRDVFDRVGDRLGRQFTDREAETIWHGLGGARDPMLREWGIDPAEFWPAFHREEDPVKRAEVTYLHDDAERLIEEIRAAGRPVGIVTHCQQFLTDPVLDHLDVRDWFDTVVCCTEETGWKPDAAPVRRAIGGLGLDDRLLTDGGTAGVLAGDGESDIGAAWNAGLDGIHVERHGPEHRGRCVLGEYRVESFDDLVRSG
- a CDS encoding 4a-hydroxytetrahydrobiopterin dehydratase → MAELLSDDEIDAQLGSDWERDGDEIVRVYEFDDYLDGVAFAASVGEVAEEEFHHPEITIRYQEVEVRLTSHEEGGITDKDLRLADLFDDEL
- a CDS encoding ABC1 kinase family protein, whose translation is MVTLVNLRAYWRFLVVLYQFFPLIVAYTRDKRKYLLFGGGRRVTTEMRVERADVLLESLLTLGPTFIKLGQLLSTRPDILPPEYIEVLGSLQDDVPAAPWDESKAVLEAELGPVEEAFDAFDSDPISGASLGQVYVAEYEGEKVAVKVRRPGIEDLVEADLRVIRWSMPLLMRFIGEGRAFSLENLADEFAKTIREEMDYAEEAETLVEIQENFADDDTLVIPEPIPERSGDRVLTMEYLPGTKINDIDALDDRGIDRTELATNLQRIYLQMIVDDGVFHADPHPGNLSVTDDGRIIFYDFGMHGEVDPFIQEKIVEFYIAVANQDVDGILDTLIEMGTLSPNVDRQVMGDVMELAIADARGDDIEQYRVNQILEQVESTIYEFPLRLPRNLALVLRVAGVVEGVCVTLDPEFDFISVATDYLTEEGYREESVQKIIEGVGQQGQKTAQSLFRVPPKLERVLDRADRDNLTLNVRLEDNRGVLDKLAKRLIYGIFLSFGFVSTVIIYALNPESLVAVGAAGAPTAVVALLLWRSFRSRRGIRTTPQFTRQNLKERRRE
- a CDS encoding molybdopterin molybdotransferase MoeA — translated: MNHDDRRTAGFKQRTRLSDAREALLAAATPHDRIVRRPLAEADGRALAEDAVAPADVPGYDRAAMDGYAVRASDTFGASGRSPNVLRIVDGPVEPGTAARVHTGSDVPEGADAVVMVEHTERLGDELEVFDALAEGENVGERGEDVREGTPLFEAGHELRPSDIGLLRSVGVEEVTLFERPRVSVVPTGEELVESDPGPGEVIETNGLTVSRLVERWGGEASYRDIVVDDADLLREAVESDLDHDVVVTTGGSSVGERDLIPEVIDDIGEVLVHGVALKPGHPVAVGVVEGTPVVMLPGYPVACVVNAFQFLRPVLKHVGSLPERPLPTQEATLTRKLPSSPGTRTFARVKLDPSGDESTAEPTRTSGSGILSSVALADGWVVVPEEIEGYDEGDTVAVEGWEWSA